A window of the Rhizobium brockwellii genome harbors these coding sequences:
- a CDS encoding Pycsar system effector family protein, which produces MSEFESTAELMPSEPSTGDIGAGYFDHIKKINDIFYDQIKISDQKAAYIFTFMLAFLVSSSDVRAVFSLARYVSGTPGSMLFSGLLAAASVFSILSAILVVLPRHLNSSTSLFWGAWHGHRDRFFDAALRRDERYLFEQYFENADILSTIARNKYRCVTFAFRGLMVSVIAYVLLLVVA; this is translated from the coding sequence GTGAGCGAATTCGAGAGTACAGCTGAACTTATGCCAAGCGAACCGTCGACGGGCGACATCGGCGCCGGGTATTTCGATCATATCAAGAAAATCAATGACATATTTTATGATCAGATCAAGATCTCGGACCAGAAGGCCGCTTATATCTTTACTTTCATGCTGGCCTTCCTGGTGAGTTCCAGCGATGTCAGGGCAGTCTTCAGCCTGGCGCGCTACGTGAGCGGGACGCCGGGCAGTATGCTGTTCTCCGGCCTGCTTGCCGCAGCTTCGGTCTTCTCGATCCTGTCGGCGATCCTCGTCGTACTGCCGCGCCATTTGAACAGCTCGACGTCACTGTTCTGGGGCGCTTGGCACGGTCATCGCGACCGGTTCTTCGATGCGGCGCTGCGACGCGACGAGCGCTACCTTTTCGAGCAGTATTTCGAAAACGCCGACATCCTCTCCACCATCGCCCGCAACAAATACCGCTGCGTCACTTTTGCGTTCCGCGGGCTAATGGTGAGTGTGATCGCCTATGTGCTGCTGTTGGTGGTGGCGTGA
- a CDS encoding FecR domain-containing protein, whose amino-acid sequence MLGRWKNICRAGVALAFVVPGFSPPAAADPVQRATPVAGSVIARKTGEEVRFIDVSNWRVVDINQDLLTGDVLRTNANGQLAIVFSDHTQVRLGRNSSLQVKKMAASGDTTLELQSGTIWARAERGGQGLTVETPAAAAAIRGTDWTMTVEGDKTSMIVLEGRVALTNPQGSVEVNEGEGAVATIGQAPRKLVIVTPDDREQMLFYLNLRDGFGLMPTSPLPAGRMAEERRRLLALPPERRTTEDWLVLAEVQSAFDGRQVAAATLQEVRGRKLTTAQKARVDLIDATIAGSEKRYDQAARLFAAALPHLDANRRNMAQYGGYFARSLADPAHVEKPPSSAVGPYGAIMQAYTAGFLQNPRAAVDVIRDAEKRFPDDPTLPAIRAQLAQLIDDRAQMQEAVNRALSLDPNHPIALAARASYKASYESDIDGALADLNRAIELAPGASGSLNSMGLLQSARDANGEAEAAFLKAIALDPQDPVPHGNLAILYLDQSRMKDAKREIDAALAVDPSYDIALLARGRYYLQTGERDKALADLLAASTANPAHSQSQLMLAAAHYEKGDRIPSAQAVDNADRLDKNDPVISSFRTAVDIDDYDADGAIRNAQEFLRRSRARGGDYSALGANQDAGSTLNNAFRLQGLDAWGRYYGDAVFSPFEGSGYIDQSIKGSIFPFVNATSFSDDNVIQYRNNASSYSSFIQGLLLDPHMLSGRSRSATLLRTPFIEGSLGGGINSVDGHTRRIGEAEIQGFSNETIPLSFYGNLTWEELALDGDYRDFGGFETENKIVGGNGYLTATVTPDDRVVAYVNHAKNDGTLNALSAGSALTDFLNLLGAGVPTEISSQYSYRRNVSETTNAGLGWSHTFSYENILNGALLYSESKSRTSTSLQVDDAPVLGLRDPDIIPFLDGTEELSSKTYIGALSHSIGSGPLTWRYGIEGGWIDASTTTFSRLHELFPRFLVVPETTSGPDTFSNRVNIGRAYIDVLHEITPNLKGEYALFGTRMEGDGVDVSRFEPRFGLAWSPVQNHWLRAAFMRQSLDAGVPTLAPVGILGLQANQYSVGVDGYADTAALQWDAEWTDRFFTSVEYQHQELHDFSIDLPLIALPAVDSLPLSRGSIDRAAVTANIALGNGFGLSATYAYMESENKDPLEPNYGGSLPYIPANSGQIALTWVNEAKVKATLAANYIGERDGDDLGAKLDDYWSLDAHLIWEPFDKRIALEAAAYNLLDEDFEITPGVSGWGRAFKGTLKVRF is encoded by the coding sequence ATGCTGGGTCGCTGGAAAAACATCTGCCGCGCCGGGGTGGCGCTTGCATTTGTCGTGCCGGGCTTTTCGCCACCGGCGGCGGCTGACCCCGTGCAGCGTGCAACACCGGTCGCCGGTTCCGTCATCGCCCGCAAGACCGGCGAGGAAGTCCGCTTCATCGACGTCTCGAACTGGCGTGTCGTCGACATCAATCAGGATCTCCTGACAGGCGACGTGTTGCGCACCAATGCCAACGGCCAGCTCGCCATCGTCTTTTCCGATCACACTCAGGTCCGCCTCGGCCGCAACTCATCACTGCAGGTCAAGAAGATGGCCGCGAGCGGCGACACGACGCTGGAGCTGCAATCGGGAACGATCTGGGCGCGCGCCGAGCGCGGCGGCCAGGGCCTGACGGTGGAGACGCCGGCGGCGGCGGCCGCCATCCGCGGCACTGACTGGACCATGACAGTCGAAGGCGACAAGACCTCGATGATCGTGCTCGAAGGCCGCGTCGCGCTCACCAACCCCCAGGGCAGCGTCGAGGTAAACGAGGGCGAAGGGGCTGTGGCGACCATCGGCCAGGCGCCGCGCAAGCTCGTCATCGTCACGCCGGACGATCGCGAGCAGATGCTGTTCTACCTGAACCTCCGCGACGGCTTCGGGCTGATGCCGACCTCTCCGTTGCCGGCAGGCCGCATGGCCGAAGAGCGCCGCCGGCTGCTGGCTTTGCCGCCGGAGCGTCGCACCACAGAAGACTGGCTGGTGCTTGCCGAAGTGCAGAGCGCCTTCGATGGCCGGCAGGTTGCAGCCGCCACGCTTCAGGAAGTTCGGGGCCGTAAGCTGACGACCGCCCAGAAGGCCCGCGTCGACCTGATCGATGCCACGATCGCCGGCTCCGAAAAACGCTACGACCAAGCCGCAAGGCTATTTGCGGCAGCACTGCCGCATCTCGACGCCAACCGCCGGAACATGGCGCAATATGGCGGCTATTTCGCCCGTTCGCTTGCCGATCCCGCCCATGTCGAAAAGCCGCCGTCATCAGCTGTCGGCCCCTATGGCGCGATCATGCAGGCCTACACCGCCGGCTTTCTGCAAAACCCGCGCGCCGCTGTCGATGTAATCAGGGACGCCGAGAAGCGTTTTCCCGACGATCCCACCCTGCCCGCGATCCGCGCCCAGCTGGCGCAGCTGATCGATGACCGCGCCCAGATGCAGGAGGCGGTGAACCGCGCCCTCTCGCTCGATCCGAACCATCCGATCGCCCTTGCCGCGCGTGCGTCTTACAAGGCGAGCTACGAAAGCGACATCGACGGCGCCCTGGCCGATCTGAACCGCGCCATCGAGCTTGCGCCGGGGGCGTCGGGATCGTTGAACTCGATGGGCCTGCTGCAGAGCGCCCGCGACGCCAATGGCGAGGCCGAGGCGGCCTTCCTGAAGGCGATCGCGCTCGATCCGCAGGACCCGGTTCCCCACGGCAATCTTGCCATTCTCTATCTCGACCAGTCCAGGATGAAGGATGCCAAGCGCGAGATCGATGCGGCGCTCGCGGTCGATCCATCCTACGACATCGCTCTCCTCGCCCGCGGCCGCTACTACCTGCAGACCGGCGAACGCGACAAGGCGCTGGCGGACCTGCTGGCAGCCAGCACCGCCAATCCGGCGCATTCGCAGTCACAGTTGATGCTCGCCGCCGCCCATTACGAAAAGGGTGACCGCATCCCCTCCGCACAGGCGGTCGACAATGCTGACAGGCTCGACAAGAACGATCCCGTCATCTCCTCCTTCCGCACCGCCGTCGACATCGACGACTACGACGCCGACGGCGCGATCCGCAACGCCCAGGAATTTCTCCGCCGCTCCAGGGCGCGCGGCGGCGACTACAGCGCGCTCGGCGCCAACCAGGATGCCGGCTCGACGCTGAACAACGCCTTCCGCCTGCAGGGCCTGGACGCGTGGGGCCGTTATTATGGCGATGCCGTCTTCAGTCCCTTCGAAGGCAGCGGTTATATCGATCAGTCGATCAAAGGCAGCATCTTCCCCTTCGTCAACGCGACGAGCTTCAGCGATGATAATGTCATCCAGTATCGCAACAACGCATCGAGCTACTCATCCTTTATCCAGGGCTTGCTGCTTGATCCGCACATGCTTTCCGGTCGTTCGCGCTCGGCAACGCTGCTGCGCACACCCTTCATCGAAGGCTCACTCGGCGGCGGCATCAACAGCGTCGACGGCCATACCAGGCGTATCGGCGAGGCTGAGATCCAGGGCTTCTCCAACGAGACGATCCCTCTCAGCTTCTACGGCAACCTGACATGGGAAGAACTGGCGCTCGACGGGGATTATCGCGACTTCGGCGGCTTCGAGACCGAAAACAAGATCGTCGGCGGCAATGGCTACCTGACCGCAACGGTAACGCCAGACGATCGCGTAGTGGCCTATGTCAACCATGCCAAGAACGATGGCACGCTGAACGCGCTATCGGCCGGCTCCGCACTGACGGACTTCCTCAACCTGCTAGGCGCTGGGGTACCGACTGAAATCTCTTCGCAATACAGCTATAGGCGCAATGTCAGCGAGACGACCAATGCGGGCCTCGGCTGGAGTCATACTTTCAGCTACGAAAACATATTGAACGGCGCCCTCCTCTATTCGGAAAGCAAGTCGCGGACTTCCACCTCCCTTCAGGTCGACGATGCGCCGGTTCTTGGCCTGCGTGACCCCGACATTATTCCGTTCCTGGACGGCACCGAGGAGCTGTCCTCGAAAACCTATATCGGCGCTCTCAGCCATTCCATCGGCAGCGGACCGCTCACCTGGCGGTACGGCATCGAAGGCGGCTGGATCGATGCCAGCACGACCACCTTCTCTCGCCTTCATGAACTCTTTCCGCGCTTCCTGGTCGTCCCCGAGACGACTAGCGGCCCGGATACATTCAGCAACCGCGTCAATATCGGCCGCGCTTATATAGACGTGCTGCACGAGATCACGCCCAATCTCAAGGGCGAATATGCTCTCTTCGGCACGCGAATGGAAGGCGATGGCGTCGATGTCAGCCGGTTCGAGCCGCGCTTCGGCCTTGCCTGGTCGCCCGTCCAGAACCATTGGCTGCGCGCCGCTTTCATGCGCCAGAGCCTCGACGCCGGCGTACCCACTCTTGCCCCGGTTGGCATCCTCGGTTTGCAGGCCAACCAGTATTCGGTGGGCGTCGATGGCTATGCCGATACGGCGGCGCTGCAATGGGATGCCGAGTGGACCGATCGCTTCTTCACCTCGGTCGAATACCAGCACCAGGAGTTGCATGATTTCTCGATCGACCTGCCGCTGATCGCCCTGCCGGCCGTCGACAGCCTGCCGCTGTCGCGCGGCAGCATCGACCGCGCCGCCGTCACCGCCAATATCGCGCTCGGCAACGGTTTCGGCCTTTCCGCCACCTATGCCTATATGGAATCGGAGAACAAGGATCCGCTGGAGCCGAACTACGGCGGCTCCCTGCCCTACATCCCTGCGAACTCCGGCCAGATCGCGCTGACCTGGGTCAACGAGGCGAAGGTCAAGGCAACCTTGGCGGCCAATTATATCGGCGAACGCGATGGCGACGATCTCGGCGCCAAGCTCGACGACTATTGGAGCCTCGACGCCCACCTGATCTGGGAACCGTTCGACAAGCGCATCGCGCTGGAGGCGGCCGCCTATAACCTGCTCGACGAGGATTTCGAAATAACGCCCGGCGTGTCCGGCTGGGGTCGCGCCTTCAAGGGCACGCTCAAAGTCCGCTTCTGA
- a CDS encoding adenylate/guanylate cyclase domain-containing protein gives MRVRDKPRQARQIRSRHLRLLALSLTTLIAISLLSRLPAWSLLELRSFDYLSTVDDPRPPPGGPVIVAIDEPSLADINAQWPWPRSLHAQLVTQLRAAGARVIGLDIILAEPSTPENDNAITNAVGPDVVLAGDETLIETPQASQLIRATPLPQLTEAGAVTGIASVELSGDGTFRRIPGYEDGFAAMLAKVAGVAPETLPAGRLIQSLGPARSYPTVSYYQALDPKNLLPPNYFKDRVVLVGLSLQNAPAIDKGGVDAFATPYTVHTGKLVSGVEIQATIYDNIRGGLSIAEARLPTVAACILISVLLAATTVWRSTGWLTIVTSAAALLAFAAVSAAGIRLAHIFVSPLGPTVAYISVVFGQAAFDFAEERRNKRQITRAFAQYISPDLVRRLSSDPSQLKLGGERRTLSVLFSDVRGFTTIAETLKDDPEQLTGLINRLLTPLSDVVMDHGGTIDKYMGDCIMAFWNAPLDDPDHALHAVRASLAMQAAISSLNRELEREATQRGGRPHVLKMGVGINTGECIVGNMGSTRRFDYSCLGDSVNLASRLEGASKNYGVALLLGEETARLVAGTYTVVELDRIIVKGRTVPSPVYTVVHDADAEALAAHRAFTQAKYAGTLAPSDPAFDRLAADIPELAPYYAIVRDALAESGEE, from the coding sequence ATGCGGGTGCGGGACAAGCCTCGGCAGGCCAGGCAGATCAGGAGCCGCCATCTCAGGCTGCTGGCGCTGTCGCTGACGACGCTGATCGCCATCTCGCTGCTGTCGCGCCTGCCCGCCTGGTCACTGCTGGAGCTCAGAAGCTTCGACTATCTCTCGACCGTCGACGATCCCCGTCCGCCACCCGGCGGACCCGTCATCGTCGCGATCGACGAACCCTCGCTTGCCGATATCAACGCGCAATGGCCCTGGCCGCGCAGCCTTCATGCCCAGCTCGTCACCCAGTTGCGCGCCGCCGGCGCCCGCGTCATCGGCCTCGACATCATCCTGGCCGAACCCTCGACCCCGGAGAACGACAACGCGATCACTAACGCCGTCGGCCCGGATGTCGTCCTTGCCGGCGACGAGACGTTGATCGAGACGCCGCAGGCCTCGCAACTGATCCGTGCGACACCGCTGCCGCAGCTGACCGAGGCAGGTGCCGTGACTGGCATCGCCTCCGTCGAACTCAGTGGCGACGGCACCTTCCGGCGTATTCCGGGCTATGAGGACGGCTTTGCCGCCATGCTGGCCAAGGTCGCCGGCGTCGCCCCCGAGACTCTGCCCGCCGGCCGGCTCATCCAGTCCCTCGGCCCAGCCCGCAGCTATCCCACCGTCTCCTACTACCAGGCGCTCGACCCGAAGAATCTGCTGCCGCCGAATTATTTCAAGGACCGTGTCGTGCTGGTCGGCCTCAGCCTGCAGAATGCACCGGCGATCGACAAGGGTGGCGTCGATGCCTTTGCGACGCCCTACACCGTTCATACCGGCAAGCTCGTCTCCGGCGTCGAGATCCAGGCGACGATCTACGACAATATCCGCGGCGGCCTGTCGATCGCGGAAGCCCGGCTGCCGACGGTCGCTGCCTGCATCCTGATATCGGTGCTGCTTGCCGCCACCACCGTCTGGCGCTCGACGGGATGGCTGACGATCGTGACGAGCGCGGCGGCGCTGCTCGCCTTCGCCGCCGTCAGTGCCGCCGGTATACGGCTAGCCCATATCTTCGTCTCGCCGCTTGGCCCGACGGTCGCCTATATCTCTGTCGTCTTCGGCCAGGCCGCCTTCGATTTTGCCGAGGAGCGCCGCAACAAGCGCCAAATCACCCGCGCCTTTGCCCAATATATCTCGCCCGATCTCGTCAGGCGCCTGTCGAGCGATCCCTCGCAGCTGAAGCTCGGCGGCGAGCGGCGCACGCTGTCGGTGTTGTTTTCCGATGTGCGTGGCTTCACCACCATCGCCGAGACGCTGAAGGATGATCCGGAGCAACTCACCGGCCTGATCAACCGCTTGCTGACGCCGCTTTCCGACGTGGTGATGGATCATGGCGGCACGATCGACAAATATATGGGCGACTGCATCATGGCCTTCTGGAACGCGCCGCTCGACGATCCCGACCATGCACTCCACGCAGTCAGAGCCTCGCTCGCCATGCAGGCGGCGATATCGAGCCTCAACCGCGAGCTGGAGCGGGAGGCGACCCAGCGCGGCGGCAGGCCGCACGTGCTGAAGATGGGTGTCGGCATCAACACCGGCGAATGCATCGTTGGTAACATGGGCTCGACCCGCCGCTTCGACTATTCCTGCCTCGGCGACAGCGTCAACCTCGCCTCCCGCCTCGAAGGCGCCTCGAAGAATTATGGCGTAGCCCTGCTGCTCGGCGAGGAGACCGCAAGGCTGGTCGCCGGCACCTACACCGTCGTCGAGCTCGACCGCATCATCGTCAAAGGCCGCACCGTGCCCTCGCCTGTCTATACCGTCGTGCACGACGCTGACGCCGAAGCCCTTGCCGCCCACCGGGCCTTCACGCAAGCGAAATACGCCGGCACGCTTGCGCCATCCGACCCCGCCTTCGACAGGCTCGCCGCCGATATCCCCGAGCTTGCCCCCTATTACGCGATCGTCCGCGACGCGCTGGCCGAATCCGGCGAGGAATGA
- a CDS encoding GNAT family N-acetyltransferase, with protein MLENEFKGALQSAVRRSASLRLRIPVEGDIDFLTRLFSRPELVAHRPVPRPDTPEESAARLARDVGHWKDHGFGRWAVEANGALIGFGGVTVSQEFDGLNLSYHLQPESWGQGYATELVRETLVFAFEDLRAERVIGLVRPVNFASKRILEKCGFNFEREVMLHGAPTNMYAFGKTSGS; from the coding sequence ATGCTTGAGAACGAATTCAAGGGTGCCTTGCAGTCGGCAGTGAGGCGCTCAGCCAGTTTGCGCCTCAGAATTCCCGTGGAAGGGGATATCGATTTCCTGACACGACTTTTTTCGCGCCCGGAATTGGTCGCACACCGACCGGTGCCGCGGCCTGATACACCGGAGGAAAGTGCAGCGAGGCTTGCGCGCGATGTCGGGCATTGGAAGGATCACGGGTTCGGGCGTTGGGCCGTTGAGGCGAACGGTGCGCTGATCGGTTTCGGGGGCGTGACCGTTTCCCAGGAGTTTGATGGCCTCAATCTTTCCTATCATCTGCAACCCGAAAGCTGGGGGCAGGGATATGCCACGGAATTGGTCAGGGAAACCCTGGTGTTTGCCTTCGAAGATCTGCGTGCAGAACGGGTGATCGGGCTGGTTCGCCCCGTCAACTTCGCCTCGAAGCGCATTCTTGAGAAATGTGGCTTCAACTTCGAGCGGGAGGTGATGCTGCATGGCGCGCCGACCAATATGTACGCCTTTGGCAAAACGAGCGGCTCATAA
- a CDS encoding nucleotidyltransferase domain-containing protein: MDDIQKHVLAERALAVARHCIASRYPRAAFAYVAGSIMRGEGTAFSDIDLVVVFPSLERAWRESFTEGGFPVEAFVHDPQTLAHYLHQDADGGYPIMANMVVTGSILGPDIDSARVIQTRAARMLAAGPKPLAGADYDLLRYQVTDLADDLRGTRPPEEIAAIAALLYQKLADLILLGRGAWAGRGKWAPRLMRELDAQLATEFDAAFRLAAAGDGARFLALADRELALHGGRYFEGYRQDAPLEARRLE; the protein is encoded by the coding sequence GTGGACGATATCCAGAAACATGTTCTTGCGGAGCGGGCGCTGGCCGTCGCCCGCCACTGCATCGCCAGCCGCTATCCCAGGGCCGCATTCGCCTATGTCGCCGGCTCCATCATGCGCGGCGAAGGGACCGCCTTTTCGGACATCGATCTGGTCGTCGTGTTCCCGTCCCTCGAAAGAGCATGGCGCGAATCGTTCACTGAAGGCGGTTTCCCGGTCGAGGCCTTCGTCCATGATCCGCAGACGCTGGCGCATTATCTCCATCAGGATGCCGACGGCGGTTATCCCATCATGGCCAACATGGTTGTCACGGGCAGCATATTGGGGCCGGATATCGACAGCGCCCGCGTCATCCAGACAAGGGCGGCAAGGATGCTGGCGGCGGGGCCGAAACCTCTTGCCGGGGCAGACTACGACTTGCTGCGTTATCAGGTCACGGATCTGGCCGACGATCTGCGCGGAACGCGCCCGCCCGAAGAGATCGCCGCCATCGCCGCGCTGCTCTATCAGAAGCTCGCCGACCTGATCCTCCTCGGGCGTGGCGCGTGGGCTGGCCGGGGAAAGTGGGCGCCGCGTCTGATGAGAGAGCTCGACGCGCAATTGGCGACCGAATTCGACGCGGCGTTCAGGCTGGCGGCAGCCGGTGACGGCGCCCGATTTCTGGCTTTGGCCGATCGGGAGCTTGCCTTGCATGGCGGCCGCTATTTCGAGGGATACAGGCAGGATGCGCCCCTGGAAGCGCGCCGCCTGGAATAA
- a CDS encoding fumarylacetoacetate hydrolase family protein, whose protein sequence is MPHPATVIPRPAPVLLPVEGSDERFPVRRVYCVGRNYADHAIEMGHDPSREPPFFFQKNADNLLPAGKAFPYPPLSNDVHYEVECVLALKSGGANIEAADALDCIYGYAVGIDFTRRDLQGEAKKLGRPWEVGKAFEHSAPVSPIVPASRLGHPAEGKIWLEQNGSRVQDGDLNQMIWKVPEIIAELSKLFTLAPGDIIMTGTPAGVGAVARGDRINCGIDGVATLSVEVV, encoded by the coding sequence ATGCCCCATCCCGCCACCGTCATTCCGCGTCCCGCACCGGTTTTGCTGCCGGTCGAAGGCAGTGACGAGCGCTTTCCGGTGCGCCGTGTCTATTGCGTCGGGCGTAATTATGCCGACCATGCAATCGAGATGGGCCATGATCCCAGCCGCGAGCCGCCCTTCTTCTTCCAGAAGAATGCTGACAACCTGCTGCCGGCGGGCAAGGCCTTTCCCTACCCGCCGCTGTCGAACGACGTGCATTACGAAGTCGAGTGCGTGCTGGCGCTGAAATCGGGCGGCGCGAACATCGAGGCCGCGGACGCGCTCGACTGCATCTACGGCTATGCCGTCGGCATCGATTTCACCCGCCGCGACCTGCAGGGCGAGGCAAAGAAGCTCGGCCGCCCCTGGGAGGTCGGCAAGGCCTTCGAACATTCCGCTCCGGTTTCACCGATCGTTCCGGCAAGCCGCCTCGGCCACCCCGCTGAAGGCAAGATCTGGCTGGAGCAGAACGGCAGCCGCGTGCAGGACGGCGATCTCAACCAGATGATCTGGAAGGTGCCGGAGATCATCGCCGAACTGTCAAAGCTCTTCACTCTCGCACCCGGCGATATCATCATGACCGGCACGCCCGCCGGCGTCGGCGCGGTGGCCAGGGGCGATCGCATCAATTGCGGCATCGACGGCGTCGCCACGCTATCGGTCGAGGTCGTCTGA
- a CDS encoding gamma carbonic anhydrase family protein has translation MPVYALGGSTPKLPAAGLYWIAPDANIIGQIDLGENVGIWFGAVLRGDNEKITVGEGTNIQEGVMAHTDMGFPLTIGKDCTIGHHAILHGCTIGDNTLIGMGATILNGAKIGNNCLVGANALVTEGKDFPDNSLIVGTPARAVRVLDEAAIEAIRHSAKNYVANWQRFARDLRQIG, from the coding sequence ATGCCCGTCTACGCGCTTGGCGGATCGACACCGAAACTGCCCGCCGCCGGCCTCTATTGGATCGCACCGGATGCCAACATCATCGGCCAAATTGATCTCGGCGAGAACGTCGGCATCTGGTTCGGCGCCGTGCTGCGCGGTGACAACGAGAAGATCACCGTCGGCGAAGGCACCAACATCCAGGAAGGCGTGATGGCCCATACCGACATGGGCTTCCCGCTTACGATAGGCAAAGACTGCACCATCGGCCATCACGCCATCCTCCACGGCTGCACCATCGGCGACAACACGCTGATCGGCATGGGTGCGACCATCCTGAACGGTGCGAAGATCGGCAACAACTGCCTCGTCGGCGCCAATGCGCTGGTGACCGAAGGCAAGGATTTCCCCGACAACTCCCTGATCGTCGGAACACCTGCCCGCGCGGTACGCGTGCTCGATGAGGCGGCAATCGAAGCCATCCGCCACTCGGCAAAAAACTACGTCGCCAACTGGCAACGCTTCGCGCGGGATCTCAGGCAAATCGGTTGA
- a CDS encoding methyltransferase family protein, whose translation MAWRAIITQRDTRSGHSFAAAPSLGSLAITIAVMFAALFWPAGTLDWPRGWIFLGLFLVLTCVAVIWIRRTNPELFAARSRYQKGTKPWDAVVATLTIILFAVILPVGAFDDGWFHWAPQPDWVVFIGYLLMTLGYLGLTWAQSANRHFEPTVRIQTDRDHKVIDTGPYALIRHPGYATAIVLSAGMALSLGSLYALIPACLLVIVLFGRTLGEEAELRKGLEGYADYMVRVRWRWIPGVW comes from the coding sequence ATGGCATGGAGAGCGATCATAACGCAGCGGGACACTCGGTCCGGTCACTCATTCGCCGCGGCGCCATCTCTCGGATCGCTCGCCATCACCATTGCCGTCATGTTTGCCGCGCTGTTCTGGCCGGCGGGCACGCTCGACTGGCCGCGCGGGTGGATTTTTCTCGGCCTGTTCCTTGTGCTGACATGTGTCGCGGTCATCTGGATCCGGCGGACGAATCCGGAGCTGTTTGCGGCGCGCAGCCGATACCAGAAGGGTACCAAACCCTGGGATGCCGTGGTGGCGACGCTGACGATCATTCTCTTTGCCGTCATTCTTCCGGTCGGCGCATTCGACGACGGATGGTTCCACTGGGCGCCACAGCCCGATTGGGTCGTCTTTATCGGCTATCTCCTGATGACATTAGGTTATCTTGGCCTGACCTGGGCGCAATCGGCCAACCGGCATTTCGAGCCGACTGTGCGCATTCAGACCGACCGTGACCACAAGGTGATCGACACCGGACCCTACGCCCTAATCCGCCATCCTGGATACGCAACAGCCATCGTGCTCAGCGCCGGCATGGCGCTGTCGCTTGGATCGCTCTACGCGCTGATCCCCGCCTGCCTGCTCGTCATCGTCCTCTTCGGCCGTACGCTCGGCGAGGAGGCCGAACTGCGCAAGGGCCTCGAAGGCTATGCGGACTATATGGTGCGTGTGCGTTGGCGCTGGATTCCAGGCGTGTGGTGA
- a CDS encoding ester cyclase: MTKTGLAEIYRGYIACLNRQDWPNLGQFVGDDAVHNGRRLGLSGYVAMLERDFDEIPDLYFKVLMLLCDPPYIACRLGFDCRPKAKFLGLDVNGRRLSFTENVIYEFRGGKIVEVWSVIDKASIESQLAGSN, encoded by the coding sequence GTGACGAAAACCGGACTCGCGGAGATATACCGCGGCTACATCGCCTGCCTGAACAGGCAGGACTGGCCCAATCTCGGGCAGTTCGTCGGCGACGACGCCGTTCATAACGGCCGGCGGCTCGGGCTGTCGGGTTACGTCGCCATGCTCGAGCGGGACTTCGATGAGATTCCCGATCTCTATTTCAAGGTGCTGATGCTCCTTTGCGATCCGCCATACATCGCCTGCCGGCTCGGCTTCGATTGCAGGCCGAAGGCAAAATTCCTCGGCCTCGATGTGAACGGCAGGCGCCTTTCCTTCACCGAGAACGTCATCTACGAATTTCGCGGCGGCAAGATCGTCGAAGTCTGGTCGGTGATCGATAAGGCGTCGATCGAGTCTCAGCTTGCGGGCTCGAATTGA
- a CDS encoding transglutaminase-like cysteine peptidase, protein MKRVFSLAAFLFILLHFQAVAGSSLPVTRSIGAPVGFAAACAKYKWLCGRMAAQQLTDQAGIALLQKVNRAVNGRIIPAEDRPSSRNKDVWSLPVAGRGDCEDYALQKMKDLIEAGFPSNRLALSVVIGPQDQNHVVLIARTNGGDYVLDNLTSTVRLWRTTGYTFLATQDFQSRTGWRVTLAGPRAGEFS, encoded by the coding sequence ATGAAGCGCGTCTTTTCGCTCGCTGCCTTTTTATTCATTCTTCTGCATTTTCAAGCTGTTGCGGGATCATCGCTTCCTGTGACGCGAAGCATCGGCGCACCCGTGGGATTCGCCGCAGCCTGCGCCAAGTACAAGTGGCTGTGCGGCAGGATGGCGGCGCAACAGCTGACCGATCAGGCAGGAATAGCGCTTCTTCAAAAGGTCAATCGTGCCGTAAATGGACGTATCATTCCCGCGGAAGATCGCCCGTCTTCCCGAAATAAGGATGTTTGGTCTCTGCCGGTTGCCGGCCGTGGCGACTGTGAGGACTACGCTCTCCAGAAGATGAAGGACCTGATCGAAGCTGGTTTCCCATCGAACAGGTTGGCGCTTTCCGTGGTGATTGGACCGCAGGATCAAAACCATGTCGTTCTGATTGCCCGGACGAACGGCGGCGATTACGTGCTCGACAATCTGACCAGCACCGTCAGGCTCTGGCGCACGACGGGCTATACGTTTCTGGCCACTCAGGATTTCCAATCGCGAACGGGCTGGCGCGTGACGCTTGCTGGTCCCCGTGCAGGCGAGTTCTCCTGA